Proteins from a single region of Harpia harpyja isolate bHarHar1 chromosome 14, bHarHar1 primary haplotype, whole genome shotgun sequence:
- the CTXND1 gene encoding cortexin domain-containing 1 protein, protein MEGPTPEPVYVDVDKGLTLACFVFLCLFLIVMIIRCAKVIMDPYSAIPTSTWEEQHLDD, encoded by the coding sequence ATGGAAGGACCAACCCCAGAGCCTGTGTACGTTGACGTGGACAAGGGACTGACATTAGCATGTTTTGTCTTCCTCTGCCTCTTCTTGATTGTGATGATTATTCGCTGTGCAAAAGTTATCATGGACCCTTACAGTGCCATCCCTACGTCTACATGGGAGGAGCAGCATCTAGATGACTGA